In one Prosthecobacter fusiformis genomic region, the following are encoded:
- a CDS encoding HPF/RaiA family ribosome-associated protein has translation MIIQVNTDHHITGRQEFIAEAESIVTDALSHVSDHITRVEVHLNDENSKKSGPEDKRCMMEARLEGHQPIAVTHKAETLAFAMDGAAEKLKTAVEHTVDRLQRH, from the coding sequence ATGATTATCCAAGTCAATACAGATCACCACATCACTGGTCGCCAGGAATTCATCGCTGAAGCAGAGTCCATCGTGACCGATGCCCTGAGCCATGTCAGTGACCACATCACTCGCGTCGAGGTTCACCTCAATGACGAGAACAGTAAAAAAAGCGGCCCCGAGGACAAACGTTGCATGATGGAAGCCCGCCTCGAAGGCCATCAACCCATCGCCGTCACTCACAAGGCCGAAACCCTCGCCTTCGCCATGGACGGCGCTGCCGAAAAACTAAAGACCGCAGTGGAGCACACCGTGGACCGCCTCCAGCGCCATTGA
- a CDS encoding U32 family peptidase — translation MPRPLHLPELLSPAGNWECARAAVANGADAIFFGLPRFNARMRADNFTAEDLPELMKFLHSHGVKGYCAFNVLIFTTELADAETQLRELEAAGVDAVIVQDLGLARMVKTLTPGLRLHASTQMTITSPEGLELANTLGIDQAVLSRELSLRELERFQANDKPEVPLEVFVHGALCVAYSGQCLTSESLGRRSANRGECAQACRMPYEMIVDGELQDLGDKRYLLSPQDLAAVQEIPRLIELGIRSFKIEGRLKTPEYVAAVTRVYRKAIDAVLADKDLTEIITEEDRYELEMTFSRGLYTGWMHGVNHQELVGAYYGKKRGYYVGVVRSVARDAVELEENPTHLKNGDGIVFENLQDTNNEQGGRIYGQHENWIEFQHGRLRTDLIAPGTRIFKTGDQALEQRLRQTFQGEIPLRKKQPLNLIISGSAGQPMVIQVKGQEASATSTIPLAPALQRPLTLETLQNQLGRLGGTPFELGEIELRLEENLILPVSELNRMRRSIVESSCARQGVGEPSLRPAITTTVADMLRSCARQGVVPEDAHLSKAPTLHVLCRDQAQIEAALEANITHLYVDFEDVRQYADAVKYVKAHSAARIYLATPRIQKSGEAGIFKLISRAEPHGVLIRNLGAIAHFRDAGIPITGDFSLNVANPLTADFLKKTGLERLTISYDLNIDQVLNLLQGAPPEWFEITLHQHMPMFHMEHCAFAAFLSEGTDFTNCGRPCEKHKVRLRDRVGMEHPLKADVGCRNTLFNAVPQTGAQYFSGLMQTGLRHYRVELLEQTQEETLRIIRTYQSLLASQRGGEDIWRELKAQSQLGVTRGTMAEMAHSY, via the coding sequence ATGCCCCGTCCCCTCCATCTCCCCGAACTCCTCTCCCCTGCCGGTAATTGGGAGTGCGCCCGTGCCGCCGTCGCCAATGGAGCCGACGCCATCTTCTTCGGCCTGCCCCGCTTCAATGCCCGCATGCGCGCCGATAATTTCACGGCTGAGGACCTGCCGGAGCTGATGAAGTTCCTTCACAGTCATGGGGTCAAAGGATACTGCGCTTTTAACGTCCTCATTTTCACCACTGAACTGGCCGATGCTGAGACCCAGCTCCGCGAGTTGGAAGCCGCTGGTGTTGATGCCGTCATCGTCCAGGACCTCGGCCTCGCCCGCATGGTGAAGACCCTCACCCCCGGCCTGCGCCTCCACGCCAGCACCCAGATGACCATCACCTCCCCGGAGGGACTGGAGCTGGCCAACACCCTCGGCATTGATCAAGCCGTCCTCTCCCGCGAGCTCAGCCTGCGCGAGCTAGAGCGCTTCCAGGCCAACGATAAACCCGAGGTTCCCCTCGAAGTCTTCGTCCACGGCGCTCTCTGCGTCGCCTACAGCGGCCAGTGCCTCACCAGCGAATCCCTCGGCCGCCGCAGCGCCAATCGGGGCGAGTGCGCCCAGGCCTGCCGCATGCCTTATGAAATGATCGTTGATGGCGAGCTTCAGGATCTCGGCGACAAACGTTACCTCCTCAGTCCCCAAGACCTCGCAGCCGTTCAGGAAATTCCTCGTCTTATCGAACTCGGCATCCGCAGTTTCAAAATCGAAGGCCGCCTCAAGACCCCCGAATACGTCGCCGCAGTGACCCGTGTCTATCGTAAAGCGATAGATGCCGTCCTGGCCGATAAGGACCTCACCGAGATCATCACTGAAGAAGACCGTTACGAGCTGGAGATGACCTTCTCCCGCGGCCTCTACACCGGCTGGATGCATGGCGTGAACCATCAGGAACTCGTCGGTGCCTATTACGGTAAAAAACGCGGTTATTATGTCGGCGTCGTCCGCTCCGTCGCCCGCGATGCCGTGGAGCTGGAAGAAAATCCCACCCACCTCAAAAACGGCGACGGCATCGTTTTCGAAAACCTTCAAGACACCAATAACGAACAAGGGGGCCGCATCTATGGCCAGCATGAAAACTGGATCGAATTCCAGCATGGCCGCCTCCGCACGGACCTCATCGCCCCCGGCACCCGCATCTTCAAGACCGGGGACCAGGCCCTCGAACAACGCCTCCGCCAGACCTTCCAAGGCGAAATCCCCCTCCGCAAAAAACAGCCTTTAAACCTCATCATCAGCGGCAGCGCTGGCCAGCCCATGGTCATCCAGGTCAAAGGCCAGGAAGCCAGTGCCACCTCCACCATCCCCCTCGCCCCCGCCCTTCAGCGCCCGCTCACACTGGAGACATTGCAAAACCAGTTAGGCCGTCTCGGCGGCACCCCTTTCGAGCTAGGTGAAATTGAACTTCGTCTCGAAGAAAACCTGATCCTGCCCGTCAGCGAGCTCAACCGCATGCGCCGCTCGATTGTCGAAAGTAGCTGCGCCCGCCAGGGCGTGGGCGAACCATCACTACGCCCCGCCATCACCACCACTGTAGCCGACATGCTCCGTAGCTGCGCCCGCCAGGGCGTGGTCCCCGAAGATGCCCATCTATCTAAGGCCCCCACCCTCCACGTCCTCTGCCGCGACCAAGCCCAAATCGAAGCCGCCCTCGAAGCCAACATCACTCACCTTTACGTAGATTTCGAAGACGTCCGTCAATACGCCGACGCCGTCAAATACGTCAAGGCTCACAGCGCCGCCCGCATCTACCTCGCCACCCCGCGCATCCAGAAATCTGGCGAGGCCGGCATCTTCAAACTCATCTCCCGCGCCGAACCCCACGGCGTCCTCATTCGCAACCTCGGTGCCATCGCCCATTTCCGCGATGCAGGCATTCCCATCACCGGCGATTTCTCTCTCAACGTCGCCAATCCCCTCACGGCAGATTTCCTCAAGAAAACTGGCCTTGAGCGCCTAACCATCAGTTACGACTTGAACATCGACCAGGTCCTCAACCTCCTCCAGGGTGCCCCGCCCGAATGGTTCGAGATCACCCTCCACCAGCACATGCCCATGTTTCACATGGAGCACTGCGCCTTCGCCGCCTTCCTCTCTGAAGGCACCGACTTCACCAACTGCGGCCGCCCCTGTGAAAAGCACAAGGTCCGCCTCCGCGACCGTGTCGGCATGGAGCATCCTTTAAAAGCCGATGTCGGCTGCCGCAATACCCTCTTCAATGCCGTGCCCCAGACCGGAGCCCAATACTTCAGCGGCCTCATGCAGACCGGCCTTCGCCATTACCGTGTCGAGTTGCTGGAGCAGACCCAAGAAGAAACCCTGCGCATCATCCGCACCTATCAGTCCCTCCTCGCCTCCCAGCGCGGCGGCGAAGACATCTGGCGCGAGCTTAAAGCCCAGTCCCAGCTCGGCGTCACCCGCGGCACCATGGCCGAGATGGCTCACTCTTACTGA
- the rsmH gene encoding 16S rRNA (cytosine(1402)-N(4))-methyltransferase RsmH yields the protein MLPQTASIFSNPWNADLFPAGEKMGSIGEKGWVSRIVQTFQVGVWPWFGTSEDAMDDMMPLGRGTLIQRPVEGEPGSSGGPEQVPGPGGAREVPFYHLPVLMNEVLEALEPAPGKLIFDGTLGGGGHTEALLQRGARVVAMDQDDEALRHAGERLKGYADRFCALKGNFRDFPTVLGEAGVTGLDGMLIDIGVSSRHLDAAERGFSFNKDGPLDMRMDTSGPITAADIVNTYEQGALEQILWKYGEEPQARKIVKAILAERAKTPIKTTLQLAELISKVCPKYSKRHPATLTFQALRIETNQELAALEAFLAAAPKWLKPGGRLAVISFHSLEDRVVKHAFHHQSQVWLDRPEWPEPKRNPDCFYRLLSRKPKEATENELSLNPRARSARLRGVERLPA from the coding sequence ATGTTACCCCAAACCGCCAGTATTTTCTCGAATCCCTGGAATGCCGATCTTTTTCCGGCAGGGGAGAAAATGGGCAGCATTGGGGAAAAAGGATGGGTTTCTAGAATTGTACAAACGTTCCAGGTGGGCGTTTGGCCGTGGTTTGGTACCTCAGAAGATGCGATGGACGACATGATGCCGCTCGGGAGGGGGACGCTTATTCAGCGTCCTGTGGAAGGTGAGCCGGGATCCAGCGGCGGGCCTGAGCAGGTGCCCGGACCGGGCGGTGCGCGGGAAGTGCCGTTTTATCATTTGCCAGTGCTCATGAATGAAGTGCTGGAGGCGCTGGAGCCTGCTCCAGGGAAACTCATTTTTGATGGAACTCTGGGAGGTGGAGGTCACACGGAGGCGCTGCTGCAGAGGGGCGCACGGGTGGTGGCCATGGACCAGGATGATGAGGCGCTGCGCCATGCGGGCGAACGGCTGAAGGGCTATGCGGACCGCTTTTGTGCATTGAAGGGAAATTTTCGTGATTTCCCAACGGTGCTGGGAGAGGCTGGTGTGACCGGGCTGGATGGCATGCTCATTGATATTGGTGTGAGCAGTCGGCACCTGGATGCGGCTGAGCGTGGATTTTCTTTTAACAAGGACGGTCCTCTGGATATGCGGATGGATACCTCCGGGCCAATCACGGCGGCGGACATCGTGAACACGTATGAGCAGGGTGCGCTGGAACAGATCCTGTGGAAATACGGGGAGGAGCCGCAGGCGCGGAAGATCGTGAAAGCGATCCTGGCCGAGCGTGCGAAGACTCCCATCAAGACGACGCTGCAACTGGCGGAGCTGATTTCCAAAGTGTGCCCGAAATACAGCAAGCGCCATCCGGCGACGCTGACCTTTCAGGCGCTGAGGATCGAGACGAACCAGGAGCTGGCGGCGCTGGAGGCCTTTTTGGCAGCGGCCCCCAAATGGCTGAAGCCGGGAGGCCGACTGGCGGTCATCAGCTTCCATTCCCTGGAAGACCGGGTGGTGAAGCATGCCTTTCATCATCAGAGCCAAGTCTGGCTGGACCGTCCAGAATGGCCGGAGCCGAAGCGCAATCCAGACTGTTTTTACCGCCTACTTTCGCGCAAGCCGAAGGAGGCCACGGAAAATGAACTGAGCCTGAACCCCCGCGCCCGCAGTGCCCGCCTGCGCGGTGTGGAACGCCTGCCCGCATGA
- a CDS encoding peptidoglycan D,D-transpeptidase FtsI family protein, which translates to MMSTPNQTQLRRDRPLCHRMMVVTCGLTVCFSAVVWRLYDLHLKKGPQLAEEASKKFREDRVLPAQRGSIKDHSDRYLAYDEEVYELRTDRVHLHDVRSISPNLARIRGVTQKELTRTMSDEQILKSYHAHVAEALSVKLGGTVDAMLEKVTSKRQIEVLTHNMNDDQAKEWREHLANLFVKGIYVKPAVRRHYPMDNRLALIIGGTEEGKGGVQGIESAFEDTLRGVPGSVCVEHDKYGRELLLYRGDIQEPVHGKDVHLTIDLQMQDAVDAIVAQAQATYRPNKIMAVVTEVATGSVLAMSFLPGHDRNEPGDTNWKNLTIYEPYEPGSTFKVVAFTAALDQRKMGPDERFDCHWGHYTDQVLKVSLKDVSSMGTVTAREAFAKSSNIATYKVFKRVGQDMYLNYVKRFGFGQKTGISLSGESRGYINDGHWSNTTYSRFPMGYEVNVTPLQMAMAYGAIANGGILMKPRLVDRIVTDGGRQITQVPPEAVGQVCTGKTAGLMRDLLKGVVDHGTGTRAQLEGIEVAGKTGTSQRYDHEMIVGKNKDGSLKKGGYRKDQWITSFAGFAPANDPKIVCVVVLDNPHAPDPADIGGGKVAAPIFAEIVAETLKQLSIRPQRPLALKGAAE; encoded by the coding sequence ATGATGTCCACACCCAACCAGACTCAACTGCGCCGGGACCGCCCGCTGTGCCACCGAATGATGGTCGTGACCTGCGGCCTCACCGTGTGCTTTTCTGCTGTGGTGTGGCGTCTCTATGACCTGCACCTGAAAAAAGGGCCGCAGCTGGCGGAAGAAGCCTCCAAGAAATTTCGCGAGGACCGGGTGCTGCCAGCACAGCGCGGGTCCATCAAGGATCATTCGGACCGCTATCTGGCTTATGATGAAGAGGTCTATGAACTGCGTACGGATCGCGTGCACCTGCACGATGTGCGCTCCATTTCACCAAATCTGGCACGCATCCGTGGGGTCACGCAGAAGGAGCTGACGCGGACGATGAGTGACGAGCAAATTTTGAAGTCCTATCATGCGCATGTGGCGGAAGCACTGAGTGTGAAACTGGGCGGAACGGTGGATGCCATGCTGGAAAAGGTGACCTCCAAGCGGCAGATCGAAGTCTTGACCCACAACATGAATGATGACCAGGCCAAGGAATGGCGGGAGCATCTGGCCAATCTTTTTGTCAAAGGCATCTACGTAAAGCCTGCGGTGCGCCGCCATTATCCCATGGATAACCGCCTGGCGTTGATCATCGGCGGGACGGAGGAAGGCAAGGGGGGCGTGCAGGGCATCGAAAGTGCCTTTGAAGATACTTTACGCGGTGTGCCGGGATCTGTCTGTGTGGAGCATGACAAGTATGGGCGCGAGCTGCTGCTGTACCGGGGAGACATCCAGGAGCCGGTGCATGGCAAGGATGTGCACCTGACGATCGATCTGCAAATGCAGGATGCTGTGGATGCCATTGTGGCGCAGGCGCAGGCGACTTACAGGCCCAACAAAATCATGGCTGTGGTGACGGAAGTGGCCACGGGTTCCGTTCTGGCCATGAGCTTCCTGCCGGGGCATGACCGGAATGAGCCAGGGGATACTAATTGGAAGAACCTGACTATTTATGAACCTTATGAACCGGGCTCCACTTTCAAAGTGGTGGCTTTTACGGCGGCGCTGGACCAGCGGAAAATGGGGCCGGATGAGCGCTTTGACTGCCACTGGGGGCATTACACGGATCAAGTGCTGAAAGTCTCTCTGAAGGACGTTTCCAGCATGGGGACGGTGACTGCCCGGGAAGCTTTTGCGAAGTCCAGTAACATCGCCACTTACAAGGTCTTTAAGAGAGTGGGACAGGACATGTATCTGAATTATGTGAAACGCTTTGGCTTTGGCCAAAAGACGGGGATCTCACTGTCCGGTGAAAGCCGGGGTTATATCAATGACGGCCACTGGTCCAACACGACGTATTCGCGGTTTCCCATGGGTTACGAGGTGAATGTGACGCCTTTGCAGATGGCGATGGCCTATGGAGCGATCGCCAACGGGGGTATCCTGATGAAACCCAGGCTGGTGGACCGGATCGTGACGGATGGCGGGCGTCAAATCACACAAGTTCCCCCGGAGGCGGTGGGTCAGGTGTGCACGGGAAAAACGGCGGGCCTGATGCGGGACCTGCTGAAAGGTGTGGTGGATCACGGCACCGGGACGCGTGCGCAGCTGGAAGGCATCGAGGTGGCGGGGAAAACGGGAACCTCCCAGCGCTACGATCACGAGATGATTGTTGGCAAGAATAAAGATGGAAGTCTGAAAAAGGGAGGCTATCGAAAAGACCAGTGGATCACTTCCTTTGCCGGATTCGCCCCAGCGAATGACCCGAAAATAGTGTGTGTGGTCGTGCTGGACAATCCCCATGCACCTGACCCTGCCGACATTGGAGGCGGGAAGGTCGCTGCTCCAATCTTTGCTGAAATCGTGGCCGAAACACTCAAACAACTCTCCATCCGTCCTCAACGTCCTCTCGCCCTGAAAGGAGCTGCGGAATGA
- a CDS encoding UDP-N-acetylmuramoyl-L-alanyl-D-glutamate--2,6-diaminopimelate ligase, translating to MILRDLIPHLDKPVVSGSLDTVINSLTYDSRSAGPGVAFVALRGKTADGHDFIPKAIAAGAAVIISEQAPPDDVKVPWVHVKYSRVALAQAAAFLHGEPAKNLSIAAVTGTNGKTTTAFLMHHLLNAGQKRCGLLSTVVYDLGGQQVPSTHTTPESLEIQGLLSQMRDNGCRAVAMEISSHALDQHRVHGLPIAAGVFTNLTQDHLDYHGTMEEYYVAKVRMFEMIASQAKGAMVINADDAWGRKLIQRYEETGKVIKFGYGVGFDYRAVNVRYDLTGTTFELEAKGRTFLVRTPLIGDFNVYNSLGALAAVQAMGLNLRETVAHLKNAPQVPGRLERVTEATTKFQVFVDYAHTPDAIENALRTLRALRPRRIITVFGCGGGRDRSKRPLMAAAAEAGSDICVLTSDNPRNDDPQVIIADAVKGFTRPKNHVIMVDRREAIKIALENARGGDLVLIAGKGHEDYQEIQGKKHPFDDRRVVRQLMIQIAGNRDVERAEKQAEREIRDAERRRPYDR from the coding sequence ATGATTTTACGTGACCTGATCCCTCATCTGGACAAGCCGGTCGTCTCCGGGAGCCTGGATACTGTCATCAACAGTCTGACGTATGATTCGCGCAGTGCTGGCCCAGGAGTGGCCTTTGTGGCCCTGCGCGGGAAAACGGCTGATGGGCACGATTTTATCCCCAAAGCCATTGCGGCAGGTGCGGCGGTGATCATTTCTGAACAAGCACCGCCGGATGATGTGAAGGTGCCCTGGGTGCATGTGAAATACAGCCGTGTGGCGCTGGCGCAGGCAGCGGCATTCCTGCATGGTGAACCCGCGAAGAACCTCTCCATCGCCGCTGTCACGGGTACGAATGGAAAGACTACGACAGCTTTCCTGATGCATCATTTGCTGAACGCGGGCCAGAAGCGCTGCGGCCTGCTGAGCACGGTGGTCTATGACCTGGGCGGACAGCAGGTGCCCTCCACCCACACGACGCCGGAGTCTTTGGAGATCCAGGGGCTGCTGTCGCAGATGCGGGATAATGGCTGCCGGGCGGTGGCTATGGAAATCAGCTCCCATGCGCTGGACCAGCACCGTGTGCACGGGCTGCCGATTGCGGCCGGTGTTTTCACGAACTTGACGCAGGACCACCTGGACTACCATGGCACGATGGAAGAGTACTATGTGGCCAAGGTGCGGATGTTTGAGATGATCGCTTCCCAGGCCAAAGGGGCCATGGTGATCAATGCGGATGACGCCTGGGGCCGCAAGCTGATCCAGCGTTATGAAGAGACCGGGAAGGTGATCAAATTTGGTTATGGCGTGGGTTTTGACTATCGTGCGGTGAACGTGCGTTATGACCTCACGGGCACGACCTTTGAGCTGGAGGCGAAGGGCCGTACGTTCCTGGTGCGCACACCGCTGATTGGTGATTTCAATGTCTATAATTCACTGGGCGCACTGGCTGCGGTGCAGGCCATGGGGCTGAACCTGCGGGAAACGGTAGCGCATTTGAAAAATGCGCCGCAGGTGCCGGGCAGGCTGGAGCGTGTGACGGAAGCGACGACGAAGTTCCAGGTCTTTGTGGACTATGCGCACACGCCGGATGCGATCGAGAATGCACTGCGCACTCTGCGTGCGCTGAGACCGCGCCGGATCATCACGGTCTTTGGCTGTGGTGGCGGACGTGACCGCTCCAAGCGCCCACTTATGGCCGCTGCGGCGGAGGCTGGAAGCGACATCTGTGTGCTGACCAGCGACAACCCACGCAATGATGATCCGCAGGTGATCATCGCCGATGCGGTGAAGGGCTTCACCCGTCCGAAAAACCATGTCATCATGGTGGACCGGCGGGAGGCCATCAAGATCGCCCTCGAAAATGCCCGTGGCGGAGACCTTGTTCTCATCGCTGGCAAGGGCCATGAAGATTACCAGGAAATCCAGGGCAAGAAACATCCGTTTGATGACCGCCGTGTGGTGCGTCAGTTGATGATCCAGATCGCGGGGAACCGGGATGTGGAGCGTGCTGAAAAGCAAGCGGAGCGGGAGATACGTGACGCCGAGCGGAGGCGGCCCTACGACCGCTGA
- a CDS encoding UDP-N-acetylmuramoyl-tripeptide--D-alanyl-D-alanine ligase, whose protein sequence is MKSIALQTLADFADGKLGGPADAGSRLVTRVVTDSRKVQPGDVFVALAGDKFDAHDFIPQVMNAGAAAVVVNRVDATWGTDSCATVEVKDTLVALQDMARGYRAWHQPLIIGLTGSNGKTSTKDLTALVMGLKVQTRATLGNLNNHIGLPLTLLSLEEGDECGVVEMGMNHPGEIKTLVDIALPDAAIVTNVGMAHIEYMGSQDAIGWEKGTLPTNVHAEGVVVLNANDPYTPLIARHCQATVFTAGTDAGDVRAFDLRPGPDGTHFKLDFAGEVVETFLPVMGDHMVGNAALAACMGWAHGILPADIAAALSGARLTGGRMETKTVQDILFIDDSYNANPDSMKAGLATLASLSTGGKKIAVLGRMGELGIHARSGHEGIGQYAAGLPLTAVYTVGDEAAMITEAAAKAGLGETANFPSHEACAAHLKKILQSGDAVLLKGSRSAGMEKVLAHFKTA, encoded by the coding sequence ATGAAGTCCATCGCCCTCCAGACCCTGGCTGATTTTGCTGACGGCAAGCTGGGCGGCCCTGCGGATGCAGGCAGTCGCCTGGTGACGCGGGTGGTGACGGATTCACGTAAAGTGCAGCCAGGAGATGTCTTCGTGGCGCTGGCTGGCGATAAGTTTGATGCCCATGATTTCATCCCGCAGGTGATGAATGCTGGCGCTGCTGCGGTGGTGGTGAACCGGGTGGATGCCACCTGGGGCACCGACTCCTGCGCGACGGTGGAGGTGAAAGACACACTGGTGGCGCTGCAAGACATGGCGCGCGGATATCGGGCCTGGCATCAGCCGCTGATCATCGGCCTAACCGGTAGCAATGGCAAAACTTCGACCAAGGACCTGACGGCGCTGGTGATGGGACTGAAAGTGCAGACGCGTGCCACTTTGGGAAACCTGAACAACCACATCGGCCTGCCGCTGACGCTGCTGAGCCTGGAGGAAGGGGATGAATGCGGAGTGGTGGAAATGGGCATGAACCATCCGGGGGAGATCAAGACCCTGGTGGACATTGCCCTGCCGGATGCGGCCATCGTGACCAATGTGGGGATGGCGCACATCGAATACATGGGCAGCCAGGATGCCATCGGCTGGGAAAAAGGCACGCTGCCGACGAATGTGCATGCCGAAGGGGTGGTGGTGCTGAATGCCAATGATCCTTACACGCCATTGATCGCCCGGCATTGCCAGGCCACGGTTTTCACCGCTGGCACGGATGCGGGAGATGTGCGTGCCTTTGACCTGCGGCCAGGACCTGACGGCACCCATTTCAAACTGGATTTCGCCGGTGAGGTGGTGGAGACCTTTTTGCCCGTGATGGGAGACCATATGGTGGGCAATGCTGCCCTGGCTGCCTGCATGGGCTGGGCGCATGGCATCCTGCCAGCGGACATCGCCGCGGCGCTCAGCGGAGCCCGGCTGACGGGTGGGCGGATGGAAACGAAGACGGTGCAGGACATCCTTTTCATTGATGACTCCTACAATGCGAATCCAGACTCGATGAAAGCGGGGCTGGCGACGCTGGCCTCTCTCAGCACGGGTGGAAAAAAGATCGCCGTGCTGGGCCGCATGGGGGAGCTGGGCATCCACGCACGGAGCGGGCATGAGGGCATCGGCCAGTATGCTGCCGGGCTCCCGCTGACGGCGGTTTACACGGTGGGTGATGAAGCGGCGATGATCACTGAAGCCGCAGCGAAGGCGGGACTGGGGGAGACTGCAAATTTCCCCAGCCATGAAGCCTGCGCGGCGCATCTGAAGAAAATATTGCAATCCGGGGATGCTGTCCTGTTGAAGGGCAGCCGCTCAGCGGGCATGGAAAAAGTTTTAGCTCATTTTAAGACCGCATGA
- the mraY gene encoding phospho-N-acetylmuramoyl-pentapeptide-transferase yields MMYWLYELRTWLEAADWISDDSALYKLLNIFRYHTFRAGGAFITAFVMSLLFGEKLIRKLISLKIGQPIRTAEEVHQLYELHGKKAGTPTMGGILILACIVVTTLLWAKWDNVMVWTILFTTVGLGALGFWDDYLKISKKNSKGVSARTKLVWQGGVAVIAGFLMAYAVPPDEGVTLRALYVPFFKDAIITDMGIFSVALFTLIIVGASNAVNLTDGLDGLATGCSLTTALAYAGFGYVCGNANYSSYLGVAHHTLANELPIVAMALAGACVGFLWFNAHPARMFMGDTGSLALGGCIATLAIGCKQEIVLALVGGVFVMEAMSVIIQVFSFKTRGKRVFRMSPIHHHFELGGWHENQVIVRFWVLSLFFALLGLATLKLR; encoded by the coding sequence ATGATGTACTGGCTCTACGAACTCCGCACCTGGCTCGAAGCTGCTGACTGGATCAGCGATGATTCCGCGCTCTATAAGCTCCTGAACATCTTCCGCTACCACACCTTCAGGGCGGGCGGGGCTTTCATTACGGCGTTTGTGATGTCCCTGCTGTTTGGGGAGAAACTGATCCGTAAACTGATCTCGCTAAAGATCGGCCAGCCCATCCGCACGGCGGAAGAGGTGCATCAGCTTTATGAACTGCATGGTAAAAAGGCGGGCACGCCGACCATGGGCGGGATTCTCATCCTGGCTTGCATTGTGGTGACCACTTTGCTTTGGGCCAAGTGGGACAATGTGATGGTCTGGACCATTCTGTTTACCACCGTCGGGCTGGGAGCACTGGGCTTTTGGGATGACTATCTGAAGATCAGCAAAAAGAATTCCAAAGGGGTCAGCGCCCGCACGAAACTGGTCTGGCAGGGTGGGGTGGCTGTGATCGCCGGCTTTTTGATGGCTTACGCGGTGCCGCCAGATGAAGGCGTGACACTGCGGGCTCTTTACGTGCCGTTTTTCAAGGATGCAATCATCACGGACATGGGCATTTTTTCAGTGGCGCTGTTTACGCTGATCATCGTGGGCGCATCCAATGCGGTGAACCTGACGGATGGTCTGGACGGTCTGGCCACGGGCTGCTCGCTGACGACGGCACTGGCGTATGCGGGGTTCGGTTACGTCTGCGGGAATGCGAACTATTCCAGCTACCTGGGCGTGGCGCATCACACGCTGGCGAATGAACTGCCCATCGTGGCGATGGCTCTGGCGGGTGCCTGCGTGGGGTTCCTGTGGTTCAATGCGCATCCGGCGCGAATGTTCATGGGGGATACCGGGTCTCTGGCTCTGGGCGGTTGCATCGCGACGCTGGCCATCGGCTGCAAGCAGGAGATCGTCCTGGCGCTGGTGGGCGGTGTTTTCGTGATGGAGGCGATGAGCGTGATCATCCAGGTTTTCAGCTTCAAGACCCGTGGCAAGCGGGTATTTCGCATGTCACCTATTCATCATCATTTTGAATTGGGGGGCTGGCATGAGAATCAGGTCATTGTCAGGTTTTGGGTATTGTCCTTGTTCTTTGCCCTACTCGGCTTAGCGACACTTAAACTTCGCTAG